Proteins found in one Arachis stenosperma cultivar V10309 chromosome 8, arast.V10309.gnm1.PFL2, whole genome shotgun sequence genomic segment:
- the LOC130946252 gene encoding protein FAR1-RELATED SEQUENCE 5-like: MAVRFNLYDDRRMWVPIYFKGEFWAEMRSTQRSESMHAFYGGYLHSKTSLVQFVHEYDNVLGVKEQRELEDDAADSRGVIPCATTSPIEKQFQQEYTTSIFRDVQIEFVRKANCRVSVVDEQGPVVCVKVEEEKLLNDTILCVPYDVHFDRSTHELRCECNLFESSGVLCCHCLEVFHSYKVYKVPSCYILPRWSKKIKRKHTYVKSSHDVSRSDESHVAFRKLCAHFYNVAQEFLGDDEETALLHVALEETRAKLATHRAKKRSESMAETQTNIGSQSPNDVGVDDIQGPSKVTTKGRPKSKRLGSALEKSIKNSRRRKQKNSHPVNKVVSDFYTLDYIVFRYVAIPHRHCFHEKNVMESSLSNVKINKALSMSTVSKLSITK; the protein is encoded by the exons ATGGCTGTCAG GTTTA ATCTGTATGATGACCGACGCATGTGGGTCCCAATATACTTCAAGGGTGAATTTTGGGCAGAAATGCGGAGTACGCAGAGGAGTGAAAGCATGCACGCATTCTACGGTGGATACTTACACAGTAAAACTAGCTTGGTCCAATTTGTTCATGAATATGACAATGTGCTTGGAGTCAAGGAGCAGAGGGAACTGGAGGATGATGCTGCAGACTCGAGGGGGGTTATCCCTTGTGCAACTACCTCGCCTATAGAGAAACAGTTTCAGCAAGAGTATACCACGAGCATTTTTAGGGATGTTCAAATTGAGTTTGTGAGGAAGGCTAACTGCAGAGTTTCTGTAGTTGATGAACAGGGTCCAGTGGTCTGCGTGAAGGTGGAAGAGGAGAAACTACTCAACGATACTATTCTATGCGTTCCGTATGATGTTCACTTTGACCGTTCCACACATGAGCTTCGTTGTGAATGCAATCTTTTTGAGAGTTCAGGTGTGTTATGCTGTCACTGCCTTGAAGTTTTCCATTCATATAAAGTGTACAAAGTACCGTCCTGTTATATTCTGCCTCGATGGAGCAAGAAGATAAAGCGCAAGCATACGTATGTCAAAAGTAGCCATGATGTCAGTCGGTCAGATGAGAGTCATGTTGCATTTAGGAAACTGTGTGCACACTTCTATAATGTTGCTCAAGAGTTCCTCGGTGATGATGAAGAAACAGCATTGCTGCATGTTGCTTTGGAAGAAACAAGGGCCAAGTTGGCTACGCACCGTGCCAAAAAGAGGTCCGAGAGCATGGCAGAGACTCAGACCAACATTGGCTCTCAGAGTCCGAATGATGTCGGTGTTGATGACATCCAAGGCCCATCGAAGGTCACCACAAAGGGCAGGCCAAAGAGTAAGAGGCTTGGCTCTGCCCTTGAGAAGTCCATCAAGAATTCAAGACGGAGAAAACAAAAGAATTCACATCCG GTTAATAAAGTTGTTTCTGATTTCTACACGCTTGACTATATAGTTTTTCGGTACGTAGCTATTCCTCATAGACATTGTTTTCAC GAAAAAAATGTCATGGAATCAAGTCTTTCTAATGTGAAAATTAACAAAGCACTAAGCATGTCAACAGTAAGTAAACTCAGTATAACAAAGTAG
- the LOC130946251 gene encoding protein FAR1-RELATED SEQUENCE 5-like, with the protein MQDRSNAAALPSTITAPPSHLHTTQHGCPMQDLSKAAALSSTIDRAAISSAHNTAGVHSFRMAESQEERAASEGPHLCTSPSRNSLMEVDIVEPLVCAASEVSENLSNEQENLAANVAEHGHKLNKLSDVMDVGSEEMEPGDELPDHGNLQEDEIPRVGMRFPQLQMAHDFYVSYAKKAGFATKIRTTTFDKITKAPINQAIHCNRDGIRESRVKAPTRKNTISAAGCKARIYVKFDKDVQDWVLIKADLTHSHPCSPKKAVHYHEYRQLTMHAKCVIEDNDEAGIRPNKTFLALSNEAGGPSNLGFSEKDLRNYITARLRSSNVNADVREMMSYFRRMKDINPNFFYAVKLDDECKFKSAVWVDARCRASYEYYGDVVSVDSTYNRNRHGLPFMSFVGVNHHGRSTLLGCALLGNEEIGSYEWVFLQWVKCMGTAPKCIITDQCRSLYRAIKNTLPDTRHRWCIWHIMNKLPSKLGGYRRYGALYGDLNDIVWNSRTEESFEDDWADFIDVQLT; encoded by the exons ATGCAGGATCGTTCCAACGCAGCTGCCCTCCCATCTACGATCACGGCGCCGCCCTCTCATCTGCACACAACGCAGCACGGCTGCCCCATGCAGGATCTTTCCAAAGCTGCCGCCCTCTCATCTACGATCGATAGAGCCGCCATCTCATCTGCACACAACACAGCCGGTGTTCACTCCTTCAGAATGGCAGAATCGCAAGAAGAACGTGCTGCAAGCGAGGGTCCTCATTTATGCACATCACCTAGCCGAAATTCATTAATGGAGGTTGATATAGTTGAACCGTTAGTTTGTGCTGCCTCTGAAGtttctgaaaatttatcaaACGAACAAGAAAACTTAGCCGCCAATGTCGCAGAGCATGGTCACAAGTTAAACAAG TTGTCGGATGTTATGGATGTTGGAAGTGAAGAGATGGAGCCTGGTGATGAG tTACCAGATCATGGTAACCTACAAGAAGATGAGATACCAAGAGTTGGAATGCGATTTCCTCAGCTACAGATGGCGCATGACTTTTATGTGTCCTATGCAAAGAAAGCTGGATTTGCAACTAAGATAAGGACGACAACATTTGACAAGATCACAAAGGCTCCCATTAACCAGGCTATACACTGTAATCGCGATGGGATCCGCGAGTCTCGTGTTAAAGCACCAACACGGAAGAATACGATTTCAGCTGCTGGGTGCAAGGCAAGGATATATGTAAAGTTTGATAAAGACGTGCAAGACTGGGTTCTGATCAAGGCTGACTTGACGCACTCTCACCCTTGTTCACCGAAAAAGGCAGTGCACTATCATGAGTATAGGCAGTTGACCATGCATGCGAAGTGCGTGATCGAGGATAATGATGAGGCTGGGATTCGACCAAACAAGACATTCCTTGCTTTGTCAAATGAGGCTGGTGGCCCCTCTAACTTGGGATTCTCAGAGAAGGATTTAAGAAATTATATAACAGCAAGGCTCCGAAGTAGCAACGTTAATGCGGATGTCAGGGAGATGATGAGCTACTTTAGGAGAATGAAGGACATCAATCCGAACTTCTTTTACGCGGTGAAGTTGGACGATGAGTGTAAATTTAAGAGTGCAGTATGGGTTGATGCAAGGTGTAGGGCGTCGTATGAATACTATGGAGACGTCGTGTCAGTTGATAGCACGTACAATAGAAATAG GCATGGATTACCGTTTATGTCGTTCGTTGGGGTCAACCACCATGGTAGGTCGACCCTCCTCGGTTGTGCTTTGTTGGGGAATGAAGAAATCGGAAGTTATGAGTGGGTTTTTCTCCAATGGGTGAAGTGCATGGGAACTGCTCCAAAGTGTATCATAACCGATCAATGTCGATCCCTTTACCGTGCGATCAAAAATACTTTACCCGACACACGCCACCGGTGGTGCATTTGGCATATTATGAATAAGCTACCTTCGAAGCTTGGGGGTTACCGCCGGTACGGAGCTTTGTATGGTGACCTAAACGacattgtgtggaactctcggACGGAGGAGTCATTTGAAGATGATTGGGCTGATTTTATAGATGTACAACTTACATAA
- the LOC130943737 gene encoding NAC domain-containing protein 100-like, with protein MENICSEVEMDLPPGFRFHPTDEELISHYLYNKVIDTNFSARAIAEVDLNRSEPWDLPWKAKMGEKEWYFFCVRDRKYPTGLRTNRATEAGYWKATGKDKEIYRGKSLVGMKKTLVFYKGRAPKGEKSDWVMHEFRLHGKFNPHNLPKSAKNEWVICRVFQKSSTAKKIHLTGIMRLDSSVFLPPLADSSSSPSNTATTAPYVPCFSNPIIHNQVGIFDPFSNTPFGADSFYSSQGMPMQHAQPPSSTYSASGYTTHDHSILRALLQNNSSNLRNGFKPGEREMAHHQTSLVDANNNNNNGITSVVAPQDLSSLWNYQVQIK; from the exons ATGGAAAACATTTGTTCAGAGGTTGAGATGGATTTGCCACCAGGATTCAGGTTTCACCCAACTGATGAAGAGCTTATAAGTCATTATCTCTACAACAAGGTCATTGACACTAACTTTTCAGCCAGAGCCATTGCTGAGGTGGACTTGAATAGGTCTGAGCCTTGGGATTTGCCAT GGAAGGCGAAAATGGGTGAAAAAGAGTGGTACTTTTTCTGTGTAAGGGACAGAAAGTACCCAACAGGATTGAGGACAAACAGAGCAACAGAAGCAGGGTATTGGAAGGCCACTGGAAAAGACAAGGAGATATACAGAGGCAAATCACTTGTTGGCATGAAGAAGACCCTTGTCTTCTACAAAGGTAGGGCTCCCAAAGGTGAGAAATCTGATTGGGTCATGCATGAGTTCAGGCTTCATGGTAAATTCAATCCCCACAACCTCCCCAAATCTGCAAAG AACGAGTGGGTTATTTGCAGGGTGTTTCAGAAGTCTTCAACCGCCAAGAAAATCCATCTTACCGGGATAATGAGGTTGGACTCTTCTGTTTTCTTGCCACCATTGGCAGATTCCTCATCATCACCTTCCAACACTGCTACTACAGCACCTTACGTGCCCTGCTTCTCCAATCCAATCATTCACAACCAAGTTGGGATCTTTGATCCATTTAGCAACACCCCTTTTGGTGCTGATTCATTCTACTCTTCTCAAGGGATGCCAATGCAACATGCTCAGCCACCAAGTTCCACATATTCCGCTTCCGGCTACACCACTCATGACCATTCAATTCTCAGAGCCTTGCTTCAAAACAATTCTTCAAACCTCAGGAATGGTTTCAAGCCTGGAGAGAGGGAAATGGCCCATCATCAAACTTCTCTTGTTGAtgccaacaacaacaacaacaatggaatcacttctgttgttgc